The Triticum aestivum cultivar Chinese Spring chromosome 3A, IWGSC CS RefSeq v2.1, whole genome shotgun sequence genome includes a region encoding these proteins:
- the LOC123059242 gene encoding chitinase CLP-like, translating into MSLRRSSAAALAALLALAVLLGTSADDGGQPIVARISKDTSTPTPLYTIAIKVGGVPLLLDLGGPMLWLANCPTPHRIIPCVSHDCDEVSTTYRPPGCPKPSLRGDGPCACPAYPRNPVDGRCRSDDATTITLAANTTDGQNPLLPVIFRAVGSCAPGELLESLPAGAAGVAGLSRLPLSLPTQFASLLKVANEFALCLPSGGDGVAVFGGGPFQLLAAPPVELAERLRENPLPLLKHPYNGGYYFGITGVAVNQQRVPTPDGVFDLDAGSGTGGAVFSTVTPYTALRWDIYWPLRNAFDVATSGIARADKVAQFDLCYQASALTVTRVGYAVASIELMLDGGRNWTLPGASSLVQVNEQTVCFAFVQISSSMPAAIDSPAVILGGHQMENNLLMFDLVKETFAFSGLLLGIRTTCSNFNFTMGSSY; encoded by the coding sequence ATGTCGCTACGCCGCAGTTCGGCGGCTGCGCTCGCGGCGCTGCTGGCGCTGGCGGTGCTGCTGGGCACGTCGGCGGACGATGGCGGCCAGCCCATCGTGGCGCGCATCAGCAAGGACACCTCCACCCCCACCCCCCTCTACACTATCGCCATCAAGGTCGGCGGGGTGCCGCTCCTGCTCGACCTCGGCGGCCCGATGCTCTGGCTCGCCAACTGCCCCACCCCGCACCGCATCATTCCATGCGTCTCCCACGACTGCGACGAGGTCTCCACTACATACCGCCCGCCTGGCTGCCCGAAGCCCAGCCTTCGCGGAGACGGGCCGTGCGCCTGCCCCGCCTACCCGCGCAACCCGGTCGACGGGCGCTGCCGCTCCGACGACGCCACCACCATCACGCTCGCCGCCAACACCACGGACGGCCAGAACCCGCTCCTCCCCGTCATCTTCCGCGCCGTCGGGTCCTGCGCGCCGGGGGAGCTCCTGGAGTCGCTTCCGGCGGGGGCGGCCGGCGTTGCGGGGCTCTCCAGGCTGCCGCTATCGCTACCGACCCAGTTCGCGTCCTTGCTCAAGGTGGCGAACGAGTTCGCCCTGTGCCTgcccagcggcggcgacggcgtggcAGTCTTCGGTGGCGGCCCGTTCCAGCTcctggccgcgccgcccgtggAGCTCGCCGAGCGGCTTCGCGAGAACCCGCTCCCTCTCCTCAAGCACCCCTACAACGGCGGCTACTACTTCGGCATCACCGGCGTCGCCGTGAACCAGCAGCGCGTGCCGACGCCAGACGGCGTCTTCGACCTCGACGCCGGCAGCGGCACGGGCGGCGCCGTCTTCAGCACCGTCACGCCCTACACGGCGCTCCGCTGGGACATCTACTGGCCGCTCCGCAACGCGTTCGACGTGGCCACGAGTGGTATCGCGCGCGCGGACAAGGTGGCGCAGTTCGACTTGTGCTACCAGGCGTCCGCGCTCACGGTGACCCGGGTGGGCTACGCCGTGGCCAGCATCGAGCTGATGCTGGACGGAGGCCGGAACTGGACGCTGCCCGGTGCCAGCTCGCTCGTGCAGGTGAACGAGCAGACAGTGTGCTTCGCGTTCGTCCAGATTTCGTCGTCCATGCCGGCGGCGATCGACTCGCCGGCGGTTATCCTCGGGGGGCACCAGATGGAGAACAACCTGCTGATGTTCGATCTGGTGAAGGAGACGTTCGCGTTCAGTGGGCTGCTCCTCGGAATCCGCACTACATGCAGCAACTTCAACTTCACCATGGGGAGTTCTTATTAG
- the LOC123059243 gene encoding uncharacterized protein, with amino-acid sequence MARQLVAAVAALVAVCALAAAAGVQAQPPRKLPPNYHMISPGKFGQRSQQLSCKDTNGRKAGCMGKCDKRCPNQCIVLCPSCKTYCMCDFYAGVSCGDPRFTGGDGNNFYFHGKKDQDFCIVSDADLHINAHFIGKRNPSMSRDFTWIQALGIRFAHHRLFMGALKTTSWNGDVDHLEMSFDDAAIEIPAEAGARWQSAAVPGLTLTRTAATNGVRVHLRGVFDIMANVVPITEEDSRIHNYGVAGSGDSLAHLDIGFKFHDLTDDVHGVLGQTYRSDYVNEMSVRANMPVMGGAPNYVSSDIFAADCAVSRFGRNTGISMVTKSD; translated from the exons ATGGCGCGGCAACTGGTTGCTGCGGTGGCCGCTCTGGTGGCGGTGTGCGCCCTGGCGGCCGCCGCCGGCGTCCAGGCCCAGCCGCCGAGGAAGCTGCCGCCCAACTACCACATGATCAGCCCGGGCAAGTTCGGGCAGAGGAGCCAGCAGCTGTCGTGCAAGGACACCAACGGCAGGAAGGCGGGGTGCATGGGCAAGTGCGACAAGCGCTGCCCCAACCAGTGCATCGTCCTCTGCCCCAGCTGCAAGACATACTGCA TGTGCGACTTCTACGCTGGCGTGTCCTGCGGCGACCCGCGCTTCACCGGCGGCGACGGCAACAACTTCTACTTCCACGGCAAGAAGGACCAGGACTTCTGCATCGTCTCCGACGCCGACCTCCACATCAACGCCCACTTCATCGGCAAGCGCAACCCCTCCATGAGCCGCGACTTCACCTGGATCCAGGCCCTCGGCATCCGCTTCGCCCACCACCGTCTCTTCATGGGAGCCCTCAAGACCACCAGCTGGAACGGCGACGTCGACCACCTCGAGATGTCCTTCGACGACGCGGCCATCGAGATCCCGGCCGAGGCCGGCGCGCGGTGGCAGTCGGCCGCCGTGCCAGGGCTGACCCTCACGAGGACTGCGGCCACCAACGGAGTGAGGGTGCACCTGAGGGGCGTGTTCGACATCATGGCCAACGTGGTGCCCATCACCGAGGAGGACTCGCGCATCCACAACTACGGCGTCGCGGGGTCGGGCGACAGCCTCGCGCACCTTGACATCGGGTTCAAGTTCCATGACCTCACCGACGACGTGCACGGCGTGCTCGGCCAGACCTACCGCTCCGACTACGTGAACGAGATGAGCGTGCGCGCCAACATGCCTGTCATGGGTGGTGCGCCAAACTATGTCTCGTCCGACATCTTTGCCGCCGACTGCGCCGTCTCCAGGTTCGGCCGCAACACAGGCATCTCCATGGTCACCAAGTCCGACTGA
- the LOC123059244 gene encoding nicotianamine synthase-like 5 protein — MEAQCKEAAALVKKIASIHAALSKLPPLSPSSDADALFTTLVAACVTSSPAVNVTSLGPEAGRMRDDLVRLCADAEARLEAQCADALAALDGDPLDHLGRLFPFYDSYARLGELEHALLSRHAPDHLAVPARVAFLGSGSLPLSPLLVAARHMTDAAVDCYDRCAAANDRASRLLLRPRADDDEKRGGLAERMSFRTADVEDLTRDLAAYDVVLLAAPVGVSPGQKARVVAHLGEHMADGAVHVARSAHGARGFLCAVLEPADVARGGFQVLAVHHPDDRQVINSIIVARKVAAVGGLSQLAPPVLSPPCKCCEPKTPRRRLLPTTCHLDAMNEIRRRAW; from the coding sequence ATGGAGGCCCAGTGCAAGGAGGCGGCCGCCCTGGTGAAAAAGATCGCCAGCATCCACGCCGCCCTCTCCAAGCTGCCGCCCCTGAGCCCGTCTTCCGACGCCGACGCGCTGTTCACCACGCTCGTCGCCGCGTGCGTCACGTCGAGCCCCGCCGTCAATGTCACGTCGCTGGGCCCCGAGGCCGGGAGGATGCGTGACGACCTCGTCCGACTCTGCGCGGACGCCGAGGCGCGCCTCGAGGCACAATGCGCCGACGCGCTCGCCGCCCTCGACGGCGACCCGCTCGACCACCTGGGGCGCCTCTTCCCGTTCTACGACAGCTACGCCCGCCTGGGCGAGCTGGAGCACGCGCTCTTATCCCGGCACGCGCCGGACCACCTCGCCGTGCCCGCGCGCGTCGCGTTCCTCGGGTCGGGCTCGCTGCCGCTCAGCCCGCTCCTGGTCGCCGCGCGCCACATGACGGACGCGGCCGTCGACTGCTACGACCGGTGCGCCGCGGCCAACGACCGGGCGAGCAGGCTGCTGCTGCGCCCGCGCGCCGACGACGACGAGAAGCGTGGCGGCCTGGCCGAACGCATGTCGTTCCGCACGGCCGACGTCGAGGACCTGACGCGCGATCTCGCCGCGTACGACGTGGTCCTCCTGGCGGCGCCCGTCGGCGTGTCGCCGGGGCAGAAGGCACGCGTTGTGGCGCACCTGGGCGAGCACATGGCGGATGGCGCGGTGCACGTCGCGCGGAGCGCGCACGGGGCACGCGGGTTCCTGTGCGCCGTCCTGGAACCCGCGGACGTCGCCCGGGGCGGGTTCCAGGTGCTGGCGGTGCACCACCCCGACGACCGCCAGGTGATCAACTCCATCATCGTCGCCCGTAAGGTGGCGGCTGTGGGTGGACTCTCCCAGCTCGCGCCGCCGGTGTTGAGCCCGCCGTGCAAGTGCTGCGAGCCAAAGACACCGCGCAGGAGACTGCTGCCGACGACCTGCCACCTCGACGCGATGAACGAAATCCGTAGGCGCGCATGGTAA